From Phosphitispora fastidiosa, one genomic window encodes:
- a CDS encoding carbohydrate-binding protein, protein MDHLDYDHVSHSSSDGMHDVSGVNVYPTPITLGEHVNIIYDGLLSRSGAQDVYLHAGFGFHDQWHGIKDLKMLRTGRGWEQTLHADDATRLNFCFKDGAEHWDNNWGHNWSFEIHDGKQY, encoded by the coding sequence ATGGACCATTTAGATTATGACCATGTGAGCCATAGCAGTTCCGATGGCATGCATGACGTTAGCGGTGTCAATGTTTATCCCACTCCCATCACCCTTGGAGAGCACGTTAATATTATATATGATGGCCTCCTGTCAAGATCCGGAGCACAGGATGTTTATCTACATGCCGGTTTTGGGTTTCACGATCAGTGGCATGGGATAAAAGACCTGAAAATGCTACGCACCGGGCGCGGCTGGGAACAAACCCTGCATGCCGATGATGCTACCAGATTAAACTTCTGTTTTAAGGATGGGGCGGAGCACTGGGATAATAACTGGGGTCATAACTGGAGTTTTGAGATTCATGACGGGAAGCAGTATTAG
- a CDS encoding sugar phosphate nucleotidyltransferase translates to MVQSIIMAGGEGSRLRPLTCNRPKPMVPMLNRPVMEYTVELLKRHGINEIGVTLQYMPQEIQNYFGDGSGFGVSMEYFIENTPLGTAGSVKNAKGFLRDTFIVVSGDALTDFDLTEAIRFHREKGALATIVLTPVEIPLEYGVVITENSGAIRQFLEKPGWGEVFSDTVNTGIYILEPEVLKYIPEDTKFDFSKDLFPFLLRENMPLFGVNLRGYWCDIGSLKQYQEAHFAAMEGKVNLEVRTASAGNGIYTGENCRIDPAAIIKAPVIIGADCHIGPGAVVGPHVVVGNGCRVDNNASIKRAVVWNGSHVGKQAEIRGAVICGRVTIKDGAAVFEGAVIGEESIIEENARVKPNTNIWPHKLVEKGTVVDTHLVWGTKACRNLFGTDGVSGKVNTNLTAECAAKLGAVYGTIAGSGATVLVSSDYHRSTKMIKSAIIAGLMSVGVMVTDGGTLVTPVHRHAVRAVAAKGGIHVKSSAADPETININFFTANGAMISRDMERKIENQFERDDFQRKTKHQVGVATYMPGLTESYIRSLLDMVCRDDIRKEQYRIAAILPGDSLQSIAPCVFGELGCELVNFAPGTGHIMENSPEIAGGRPDGYAEFEQMMTVAEKIAPELAGTGADMGVVFDSNAEHVILIDGSGRILDEPLFTALMSAVILDSSRDPVVAVPVTGSRVVESLAEIRNGKVIRTKTSPVVFMHETMKPELIAAQGQFNQSVVTFDAISTVVRIMDYMAARDTDLVDIIAALPEINMIKKETDCPWTAKGRVMRKLIEESSGQEVELLDGVKVYHDNGWALVLPDAEEPRYHVYSEGYSYEFAESLADFYIDRINQLKNS, encoded by the coding sequence TTGGTACAGTCAATTATTATGGCCGGTGGAGAAGGTTCACGCCTTCGGCCGCTGACCTGTAACCGGCCCAAGCCGATGGTGCCGATGCTTAACAGGCCGGTAATGGAATATACGGTGGAGCTTCTGAAACGGCATGGAATTAATGAAATTGGTGTCACTCTTCAGTATATGCCGCAGGAAATACAGAACTATTTTGGTGACGGGTCCGGTTTTGGAGTCAGCATGGAATATTTTATCGAAAACACCCCTTTGGGCACCGCAGGCAGTGTCAAAAACGCTAAGGGGTTCCTGAGGGATACCTTTATTGTTGTCAGTGGAGATGCTCTGACTGATTTTGATCTGACAGAGGCCATCCGATTCCACCGCGAAAAGGGGGCTCTGGCTACAATTGTACTTACCCCTGTGGAGATTCCCCTTGAATATGGCGTTGTGATTACGGAGAATTCGGGAGCCATCAGGCAGTTCCTGGAGAAACCGGGTTGGGGAGAGGTTTTCAGTGATACTGTAAATACCGGGATATACATTTTGGAGCCGGAAGTTTTAAAATATATTCCGGAAGATACCAAATTTGATTTCAGTAAAGACCTTTTCCCCTTCCTGCTAAGGGAGAATATGCCTCTCTTTGGGGTAAATCTGAGAGGATACTGGTGTGATATCGGTAGCCTGAAACAGTATCAGGAAGCCCATTTTGCAGCTATGGAAGGCAAGGTTAATCTTGAGGTCAGGACGGCTTCCGCGGGTAACGGTATATATACCGGTGAAAACTGTCGGATCGACCCGGCTGCCATTATAAAGGCTCCGGTTATTATTGGCGCTGACTGTCATATTGGTCCGGGAGCGGTAGTTGGTCCACATGTGGTAGTAGGCAACGGCTGCAGGGTGGATAATAATGCTTCGATAAAACGGGCAGTGGTCTGGAACGGTTCACATGTTGGCAAACAGGCCGAAATAAGGGGCGCTGTCATCTGTGGCCGGGTCACAATAAAGGATGGGGCAGCGGTATTTGAGGGTGCAGTTATTGGTGAAGAGAGTATCATCGAAGAAAATGCGCGGGTTAAACCCAACACCAATATCTGGCCACACAAGCTGGTGGAAAAGGGTACGGTTGTTGATACCCATCTAGTGTGGGGGACAAAGGCCTGCCGTAATCTCTTCGGAACTGACGGTGTCTCCGGAAAAGTGAATACTAACCTTACCGCAGAGTGTGCCGCCAAACTGGGGGCTGTTTACGGCACTATTGCCGGTTCCGGGGCTACTGTATTGGTAAGCAGTGATTACCACCGGAGCACCAAAATGATTAAGAGCGCTATTATCGCGGGTCTGATGTCAGTTGGGGTAATGGTGACAGATGGCGGAACTCTGGTAACTCCGGTACACAGGCATGCTGTTCGGGCTGTTGCAGCCAAAGGGGGGATTCACGTAAAATCATCGGCTGCCGACCCGGAGACAATAAACATCAATTTCTTTACCGCAAACGGGGCCATGATTTCCAGAGATATGGAACGAAAAATTGAGAACCAGTTTGAAAGGGACGATTTCCAACGCAAAACCAAACACCAGGTGGGTGTTGCAACATATATGCCCGGACTCACCGAATCATATATCCGCAGTTTGTTGGATATGGTTTGCAGGGATGATATCAGGAAAGAACAGTACCGGATAGCTGCTATCCTGCCAGGAGACAGCCTGCAGTCTATTGCTCCCTGTGTTTTTGGGGAATTGGGCTGTGAATTAGTCAATTTTGCACCGGGGACAGGCCACATCATGGAGAACAGCCCTGAAATAGCTGGTGGCAGACCTGATGGGTATGCTGAGTTTGAGCAGATGATGACTGTTGCTGAGAAAATTGCGCCTGAACTGGCAGGGACAGGTGCGGATATGGGGGTTGTATTTGACAGTAATGCCGAACATGTCATTTTAATAGATGGGTCCGGACGGATTCTGGATGAACCGCTCTTTACAGCACTGATGTCAGCAGTTATCCTGGATTCATCCCGGGATCCGGTGGTAGCAGTTCCGGTAACAGGGAGCCGGGTGGTGGAATCCCTGGCAGAAATCAGAAATGGCAAAGTTATCAGGACGAAAACCTCACCTGTGGTATTTATGCACGAAACCATGAAGCCTGAGCTCATCGCAGCCCAGGGGCAGTTTAACCAGTCTGTAGTTACCTTTGATGCCATCTCAACAGTTGTCCGGATTATGGATTACATGGCTGCCAGGGACACTGATCTTGTTGACATAATTGCGGCACTGCCTGAGATAAATATGATTAAAAAGGAGACGGACTGCCCGTGGACTGCCAAAGGCAGGGTAATGAGAAAACTGATTGAGGAAAGCAGTGGTCAGGAAGTGGAACTGCTGGATGGAGTAAAGGTTTACCATGACAACGGGTGGGCGCTGGTACTTCCCGATGCCGAAGAACCCAGGTATCACGTTTATTCCGAGGGATACTCTTACGAATTTGCCGAAAGCCTGGCTGACTTTTATATTGACAGGATTAATCAGTTGAAAAACAGTTAA
- a CDS encoding glycosyltransferase family 4 protein has product MKVLMLSWEYPPKNVGGLAQHVYHLSKALARHGAEVHVITIGADDAVPYEENEGVRVHRIYPYSISAPDFRTWILHLNFSMLEYAVTLLNTIKGVDIIHAHDWLAAFAGRALKHSFRVPLVATIHATEFGRNNGLHNENQRYISDVEWYLTFEAWKVIVCSTYMHRELKGFFQLPEDKLRIIPNGVTIEDFETGSDYRHKGTEKYIFFIGRLVREKGVQVLIEAAPKILSYFPEARFVVAGTGPYEEHLRSMVREKRLGHRFYFAGYVDDATRNRWFAQSSAAVFPSLYEPFGIVALEGMAAKTPVVVSDTGGLSEIVEHGRDGMKCYVGSANSLADNIMAVLGDAALANRLRKNGYEKARNKYSWFSVAGQTLEVYEAVITQSKRADWHTDTWRAADPLSALYEKVKSLGRANVPGQRVH; this is encoded by the coding sequence ATGAAGGTACTGATGTTATCCTGGGAGTACCCTCCCAAAAACGTTGGGGGATTGGCCCAGCATGTGTATCACCTGTCCAAGGCTCTTGCCAGGCATGGGGCGGAGGTTCATGTTATTACAATCGGCGCGGATGATGCTGTGCCCTATGAGGAAAATGAAGGTGTCCGGGTACACCGGATTTATCCTTACAGCATCTCAGCCCCAGATTTCAGGACATGGATACTGCACCTTAATTTTTCGATGCTTGAATATGCAGTAACTCTGCTTAACACCATCAAGGGTGTTGATATCATTCATGCCCATGACTGGCTGGCTGCATTTGCGGGGCGGGCGCTGAAGCATTCATTCCGAGTGCCCCTGGTGGCTACAATTCATGCAACGGAATTTGGGCGCAACAATGGACTGCACAATGAGAACCAGAGGTATATCAGTGATGTCGAGTGGTATCTCACTTTTGAAGCCTGGAAAGTAATAGTCTGCAGTACTTATATGCATAGGGAACTGAAGGGTTTTTTCCAGCTTCCTGAGGACAAGCTGAGGATCATACCAAATGGTGTTACTATTGAGGATTTTGAGACTGGTTCTGATTACCGTCACAAGGGCACAGAAAAATATATTTTCTTTATTGGCAGACTGGTTCGGGAAAAAGGGGTACAGGTGCTAATTGAGGCTGCACCCAAGATACTGTCATACTTTCCTGAGGCCAGATTTGTCGTGGCCGGTACCGGCCCCTATGAAGAGCACCTGCGCAGTATGGTGCGGGAAAAGCGGCTCGGACACCGCTTTTATTTTGCCGGTTATGTGGATGATGCTACCAGAAACCGCTGGTTTGCTCAGAGCAGTGCCGCTGTATTTCCCAGCCTGTATGAGCCCTTCGGTATAGTTGCTCTGGAAGGGATGGCAGCGAAGACACCGGTGGTAGTCTCTGACACCGGAGGGCTGAGTGAAATAGTGGAACACGGTCGGGATGGGATGAAATGTTATGTGGGTTCCGCCAATTCACTGGCAGATAACATCATGGCAGTACTTGGGGATGCGGCGCTGGCAAACCGTCTGCGTAAAAACGGTTACGAAAAGGCCAGAAATAAATATAGTTGGTTTTCGGTTGCCGGCCAGACCCTGGAAGTTTATGAAGCAGTAATCACTCAGTCCAAAAGGGCGGATTGGCATACTGATACCTGGAGGGCAGCAGATCCTCTCTCGGCTCTTTATGAAAAAGTAAAAAGCCTTGGCAGGGCAAATGTTCCCGGGCAGAGAGTCCACTGA